The Cloeon dipterum chromosome 3, ieCloDipt1.1, whole genome shotgun sequence genome includes a region encoding these proteins:
- the by gene encoding tensin-1 isoform X9 → MPWTCFGRRKKGARRPSVSPPLHLLLKPGQVQQHAFKKKVLRRAQPCHLCHQPVSRQASCCRVCKYVCHEECESRHNGSVAENGAISKISALRSKQLSMVSTPRRSDSIPGGDEEWMQRPVASSRDSASMQLNYITERMLALWLPAEDANEARAGLNRAAGLLANKHAHHYMIFNLSARCVLNGGSDESEAMSVREVGWARGLAPPLERLCALCKELDAWLCAEPTLRLAVLSAQGRDGRERLGVAVSAFMHYSLICGADDQALDRYAMARFLEDRVGNLLQPSNKRYLNYFSGLLSGTIKINAQPLYLTHVTLIGTPSYEPADVLPSTPENYNGGGCRLFLKVYQGLVPVHTSPVYRVAGSTRRLTVAFERSLQLRGDVMLRCYHRYPPHQAPTHSGEGRELIFSCQFHTCAIADYNLTFTRQELDHACLDLRFPLDGAVELTFSPSPSPRQPSPAPTPSVPVDPSPDPVTRWDSLDTLLSPAQVTPGPFECITPPHHRVGSCSPGAVSQPLGIDCSGGAYTPGPVDGSLYATVSKKSPSQPGGVHSPLTVSMDSGISSAGNGGQTATAGASSATATASEHQKMLDQLLSDMLLTVENIPDLPASPNTTPTVIDGIDDSLRALQEFQSQSPSSASAAGGAVGSWRRPGASCPPPPPPPPRPALPAELDNQLPYHARHDSRPFTYGTLPSSSDTMSSSASTSTTLRSVVFNEPQPRATLASPSLVRKTVVVSTPNHNNSNTNTWSPNGTSKWSDTNHHYSNGNAYVSPSSSSTTTRRGKLYIEDDDSRDVLDGYPDSTLSSTTSGGLTWLQRQQQKLRERKEQQLRAERYPHETKLLTELRTVQNRISRPNGCSPRRPSTEDGYASDTTLLLSGIEDDPLVADSPSPQYTSPFAVNSTHSFNRGISAPSSPILPNRSSSRERTLRYQGSQSHHQELATIMSGVKPLSRQKSDTSFDRERPFVAVKRAHEQQQINNRRLDSQPDELDASSRPQTPAFPVHPRTPYSNNAAEAAGLPPKSPTAQRRERSMSPEGMNTSRRSSIQSSGGETVTQEVSPVHVKFVRDTSKFWYKPNISREDAIGLLKEQAPGTFVVRDSNSFPGAFGLALKVATAPPSTPGGGRDNELVRHFLIEPTSRGVKLKGCANEPVFSSLSALVYQHSITAIALPCRLLLPEKDIAQNEARGTLSMTQQLLAQGAACNVLYLITVDTESLTGPQAIRRAVAQLFSSRPLPKATIVHFKVSSQGITLTDNRRTLFFRRHYPVNAISFCGQDPDDHRWSQKSEDTGMPISSNRCFGFVARKQGSLTADNQCHLFAELEPEQPATAIVNFVSKVMMVGSHSPSLSGKNV, encoded by the exons caTAATGGATCAGTGGCGGAAAATGGAGCTATCTCTAAAATCAGCGCCTTGAGAAGCAAACAACTATCG atggTGAGCACACCGCGCCGGTCGGATTCGATTCCGGGCGGCGATGAAGAGTGGATGCAAAGACCGGTGGCCAGCAGCCGGGATTCGGCCAGCATGCAGCTCAACTACATTACGGAGCGCATGCTGGCGCTATGGCTACCGGCCGAGGACGCCAACGAGGCCCGTGCAGGCCTCAACAGGGCCGCCGGCCTCCTCGCCAACAAACATGCCCACCACTACATG ATATTCAACCTGTCGGCACGTTGCGTGCTGAACGGCGGCAGCGACGAGAGCGAGGCAATGAGCGTGCGCGAGGTGGGTTGGGCGCGCGGTCTGGCGCCGCCGCTCGAGCGTCTGTGCGCGCTGTGCAAGGAGCTGGACGCGTGGCTGTGCGCCGAGCCGACGCTGCGCTTGGCCGTGCTGTCGGCGCAGGGCCGCGACGGCCGCGAGCGCCTCGGGGTCGCCGTCTCCGCCTTCATGCACTACTCGCTCATCTGCGGCGCCGACGACCAGGCCCTCGACCGCTACGCCATGGCCAGGTTCCTCGAGGACAGGGTCGGGAACTTACTGCAGCCCTCCAACAAGag GTACCTGAACTATTTTTCTGGTCTGCTCTCGGGCACGATCAAGATCAACGCGCAGCCTCTGTACCTGACGCATGTGACCCTGATTGGGACGCCTTCATACGAGCCCGCGGATGTGCTTCCCTCCACGCCAGAAAACTACAACGGTGGAGGCTGCAGACTCTTCCTGAAG GTGTATCAGGGTCTGGTGCCCGTGCACACGTCGCCGGTCTACAGGGTGGCAGGGTCCACGAGGCGCCTCACCGTCGCGTTCGAACGGAGTCTGCAGCTCAGGGGAGACGTGATGCTCAGGTGCTACCACAGATATCCGCCCCACCAGGCGCCAACTCACTCAGG gGAAGGCAGAGAGCTCATCTTCAGCTGCCAGTTCCACACTTGCGCCATTGCAGACTACAACCTGACCTTCACAAGACAAGAGCTCGACCATGCGTGCCTAG ACCTTCGATTCCCGCTGGACGGGGCGGTGGAGTTAACTTTTTCTCCGAGCCCAAGTCCACGCCAACCTAGTCCTGCGCCGACGCCGTCCGTACCTGTCGACCCCTCCCCAGACCCTGTCACCAGGTGGGACAGCCTGGATACGCTGCTTAGCCCGGCACAAGTCACCCCTGGCCCTTTTGAGTGCATTACGCCGCCCCACCACAGAG TGGGGAGCTGTTCACCAGGGGCCGTGAGCCAGCCGCTGGGCATCGACTGTTCCGGGGGCGCGTACACCCCTGGGCCCGTGGACGGCTCGCTGTACGCGACCGTGTCAAAGAAGTCGCCGTCGCAACCGGGCGGCGTCCACAGTCCGCTCACAGTCTCCATGGACTCTGGAATCTCGTCGGCCGGCAACGGCGGCCAGACGGCCACGGCCGGCGCCTCCAGCGCCACTGCCACGGCCAGCGAGCACCAGAAGATGCTGGACCAGCTGCTGTCCGACATGCTGCTCACCGTGGAAAACATACCCGATTTGCCCGCGTCGCCCAACACAACGCCAACCGTCATCGACGGCATCGACGACAGCCTGCGAGCCCTGCAG GAGTTCCAGAGTCAATCGCCCTCTTCCGCGAGTGCCGCCGGCGGAGCGGTGGGGTCTTGGCGGCGTCCGGGGGCGTCGTGCCcccctccgccgccgccaccaccgcggCCGGCGCTGCCCGCCGAGCTGGATAACCAGTTGCCGTACCACGCGCGACACGACAGCCGGCCCTTCACGTACGGCACGCTGCCCTCGTCGTCGGACACCATGTCCTCCTCGGCCAGCACCAGCACCACCCTCCGCTCGGTCGTGTTCAACGAGCCGCAGCCCCGCGCCACCCTCGCCAGCCCCAGCCTCGTGCGCAAGACCGTCGTCGTCAGCACCCCCAAtcacaacaacagcaacaccAACACGTGGAGCCCGAACGGCACCAGCAAATGGAGCGACACCAACCACCACTACTCGAAtgg aaacGCGTATGTATCTCCctcgagcagcagcaccacGACCAGGAGAGGGAAGCTGTACATCGAGGATGACGATTCCAGGGATGTGCTTGACGG GTACCCTGACAGCACCCTGAGTAGCACGACGAGCGGCGGGCTGACGTGGTTGCAGCGGCAACAGCAGAAGCTGCGGGAGCGCAAGGAGCAACAGCTTCGTGCCGAAAGGTATCCACACGAAACCAAGTTGCTGACCGAGCTCAGGACGGTGCAAAACAGAATCAGCAG ACCTAACGGCTGTAGCCCCCGCCGGCCAAGCACTGAGGATGGCTATGCTAGCGACACCACCCTCTTGTTGTCCGGAATCGAGGACGACCCTCTCGTTGCGGACAGTCCCTCTCCGCAATACACCTCTCCGTTCGCAGTCAATTCCACCCATAG CTTCAATCGCGGCATTTCGGCACCGTCGTCGCCGATCTTGCCGAACCGCAGCTCGAGCCGCGAGCGGACGCTGCGCTACCAAGGCAGCCAGAGCCACCACCAGGAGCTGGCCACCATCATGTCGGGCGTGAAGCCGCTGAGCAGGCAAAAGTCGGACACGTCGTTCGACCGCGAGCGGCCCTTCGTCGCCGTCAAACGCGCCcacgagcagcagcaaatcAACAACCGCAGGCTGGATTCCCAACCC GATGAGTTGGACGCGAGCAGTCGGCCGCAGACGCCCGCCTTCCCCGTGCACCCTCGCACCCCCTACTCCAACAATGCTGCTGAGGCCGCCGGCCTGCCTCCGAAGAGCCCCACCGCCCAACG CCGTGAGCGGTCCATGTCTCCTGAAGGGATGAACACATCGCGGCGCTCGTCCATCCAGTCGTCTGGCGGCGAAACCGTCACGCAGGAGGTGAGCCCTGTGCACGTCAAGTTCGTCAGGGACACGTCCAAGTTCTGGTACAAGCCCAACATCTCCAGGGAGGATG CAATCGGCCTTCTGAAGGAGCAGGCGCCGGGCACCTTCGTAGTGCGCGACTCCAACTCATTCCCTGGCGCGTTCGGTCTGGCCCTGAAGGTGGCGACGGCGCCACCCTCGACGCCTGGTGGTGGCAGAGACAACGAACTGGTCAGGCACTTCTTGATCGAGCCCACCTCCCGCGGAGTCAAACTGAAGGGCTGCGCCAACGAACCCGTGTTCA GCTCTCTCTCGGCCCTGGTGTATCAGCACTCGATCACGGCCATCGCCCTGCCCTGCCGCCTTCTGCTCCCTGAGAAGGACATCGCCCAGAATGAGGCCAGGGGCACCCTGAGCATGACCCAACAGCTGCTTGCCCAGGGCGCAG CATGCAACGTTCTCTACCTGATCACCGTGGACACCGAGTCCCTGACAGGGCCCCAGGCCATCCGCAGGGCCGTGGCGCAGCTCTTCAGCTCACGTCCGCTGCCCAAAGCCACCATCGTGCACTTCAAGGTGTCCAGTCAAGGCATCACCCTGACCGACAACAGACGCACATTGTTCTTCCGAAGACACTACCCTGTCAACGCCATTTCCTTCTGCGGACAGGACCCTGACGACCACCGATGGAGCCAGAAGAGTGAAGACACTGGAATGCCCATCAGTTCAAA TCGGTGCTTTGGCTTTGTGGCGCGGAAGCAAGGCAGCTTGACGGCGGACAACCAGTGCCACCTGTTCGCCGAGCTGGAGCCCGAGCAGCCCGCCACGGCCATCGTCAACTTTGTGTCCAAGGTGATGATGGTGGGCAGCCACAGTCCAAGCCTCAGCGGCAAGAACGTCTGA
- the by gene encoding tensin-1 isoform X11, which yields MHNNHQHNGSVAENGAISKISALRSKQLSMVSTPRRSDSIPGGDEEWMQRPVASSRDSASMQLNYITERMLALWLPAEDANEARAGLNRAAGLLANKHAHHYMIFNLSARCVLNGGSDESEAMSVREVGWARGLAPPLERLCALCKELDAWLCAEPTLRLAVLSAQGRDGRERLGVAVSAFMHYSLICGADDQALDRYAMARFLEDRVGNLLQPSNKRYLNYFSGLLSGTIKINAQPLYLTHVTLIGTPSYEPADVLPSTPENYNGGGCRLFLKVYQGLVPVHTSPVYRVAGSTRRLTVAFERSLQLRGDVMLRCYHRYPPHQAPTHSGEGRELIFSCQFHTCAIADYNLTFTRQELDHACLDLRFPLDGAVELTFSPSPSPRQPSPAPTPSVPVDPSPDPVTRWDSLDTLLSPAQVTPGPFECITPPHHRVGSCSPGAVSQPLGIDCSGGAYTPGPVDGSLYATVSKKSPSQPGGVHSPLTVSMDSGISSAGNGGQTATAGASSATATASEHQKMLDQLLSDMLLTVENIPDLPASPNTTPTVIDGIDDSLRALQEFQSQSPSSASAAGGAVGSWRRPGASCPPPPPPPPRPALPAELDNQLPYHARHDSRPFTYGTLPSSSDTMSSSASTSTTLRSVVFNEPQPRATLASPSLVRKTVVVSTPNHNNSNTNTWSPNGTSKWSDTNHHYSNGNAYVSPSSSSTTTRRGKLYIEDDDSRDVLDGYPDSTLSSTTSGGLTWLQRQQQKLRERKEQQLRAERYPHETKLLTELRTVQNRISRPNGCSPRRPSTEDGYASDTTLLLSGIEDDPLVADSPSPQYTSPFAVNSTHSFNRGISAPSSPILPNRSSSRERTLRYQGSQSHHQELATIMSGVKPLSRQKSDTSFDRERPFVAVKRAHEQQQINNRRLDSQPSYSPPQLYSVVRTKVNGYARSPTLHNGDELDASSRPQTPAFPVHPRTPYSNNAAEAAGLPPKSPTAQRRLRMRKWPSNTSLSSRERSMSPEGMNTSRRSSIQSSGGETVTQEVSPVHVKFVRDTSKFWYKPNISREDAIGLLKEQAPGTFVVRDSNSFPGAFGLALKVATAPPSTPGGGRDNELVRHFLIEPTSRGVKLKGCANEPVFSSLSALVYQHSITAIALPCRLLLPEKDIAQNEARGTLSMTQQLLAQGAACNVLYLITVDTESLTGPQAIRRAVAQLFSSRPLPKATIVHFKVSSQGITLTDNRRTLFFRRHYPVNAISFCGQDPDDHRWSQKSEDTGMPISSNRCFGFVARKQGSLTADNQCHLFAELEPEQPATAIVNFVSKVMMVGSHSPSLSGKNV from the exons caTAATGGATCAGTGGCGGAAAATGGAGCTATCTCTAAAATCAGCGCCTTGAGAAGCAAACAACTATCG atggTGAGCACACCGCGCCGGTCGGATTCGATTCCGGGCGGCGATGAAGAGTGGATGCAAAGACCGGTGGCCAGCAGCCGGGATTCGGCCAGCATGCAGCTCAACTACATTACGGAGCGCATGCTGGCGCTATGGCTACCGGCCGAGGACGCCAACGAGGCCCGTGCAGGCCTCAACAGGGCCGCCGGCCTCCTCGCCAACAAACATGCCCACCACTACATG ATATTCAACCTGTCGGCACGTTGCGTGCTGAACGGCGGCAGCGACGAGAGCGAGGCAATGAGCGTGCGCGAGGTGGGTTGGGCGCGCGGTCTGGCGCCGCCGCTCGAGCGTCTGTGCGCGCTGTGCAAGGAGCTGGACGCGTGGCTGTGCGCCGAGCCGACGCTGCGCTTGGCCGTGCTGTCGGCGCAGGGCCGCGACGGCCGCGAGCGCCTCGGGGTCGCCGTCTCCGCCTTCATGCACTACTCGCTCATCTGCGGCGCCGACGACCAGGCCCTCGACCGCTACGCCATGGCCAGGTTCCTCGAGGACAGGGTCGGGAACTTACTGCAGCCCTCCAACAAGag GTACCTGAACTATTTTTCTGGTCTGCTCTCGGGCACGATCAAGATCAACGCGCAGCCTCTGTACCTGACGCATGTGACCCTGATTGGGACGCCTTCATACGAGCCCGCGGATGTGCTTCCCTCCACGCCAGAAAACTACAACGGTGGAGGCTGCAGACTCTTCCTGAAG GTGTATCAGGGTCTGGTGCCCGTGCACACGTCGCCGGTCTACAGGGTGGCAGGGTCCACGAGGCGCCTCACCGTCGCGTTCGAACGGAGTCTGCAGCTCAGGGGAGACGTGATGCTCAGGTGCTACCACAGATATCCGCCCCACCAGGCGCCAACTCACTCAGG gGAAGGCAGAGAGCTCATCTTCAGCTGCCAGTTCCACACTTGCGCCATTGCAGACTACAACCTGACCTTCACAAGACAAGAGCTCGACCATGCGTGCCTAG ACCTTCGATTCCCGCTGGACGGGGCGGTGGAGTTAACTTTTTCTCCGAGCCCAAGTCCACGCCAACCTAGTCCTGCGCCGACGCCGTCCGTACCTGTCGACCCCTCCCCAGACCCTGTCACCAGGTGGGACAGCCTGGATACGCTGCTTAGCCCGGCACAAGTCACCCCTGGCCCTTTTGAGTGCATTACGCCGCCCCACCACAGAG TGGGGAGCTGTTCACCAGGGGCCGTGAGCCAGCCGCTGGGCATCGACTGTTCCGGGGGCGCGTACACCCCTGGGCCCGTGGACGGCTCGCTGTACGCGACCGTGTCAAAGAAGTCGCCGTCGCAACCGGGCGGCGTCCACAGTCCGCTCACAGTCTCCATGGACTCTGGAATCTCGTCGGCCGGCAACGGCGGCCAGACGGCCACGGCCGGCGCCTCCAGCGCCACTGCCACGGCCAGCGAGCACCAGAAGATGCTGGACCAGCTGCTGTCCGACATGCTGCTCACCGTGGAAAACATACCCGATTTGCCCGCGTCGCCCAACACAACGCCAACCGTCATCGACGGCATCGACGACAGCCTGCGAGCCCTGCAG GAGTTCCAGAGTCAATCGCCCTCTTCCGCGAGTGCCGCCGGCGGAGCGGTGGGGTCTTGGCGGCGTCCGGGGGCGTCGTGCCcccctccgccgccgccaccaccgcggCCGGCGCTGCCCGCCGAGCTGGATAACCAGTTGCCGTACCACGCGCGACACGACAGCCGGCCCTTCACGTACGGCACGCTGCCCTCGTCGTCGGACACCATGTCCTCCTCGGCCAGCACCAGCACCACCCTCCGCTCGGTCGTGTTCAACGAGCCGCAGCCCCGCGCCACCCTCGCCAGCCCCAGCCTCGTGCGCAAGACCGTCGTCGTCAGCACCCCCAAtcacaacaacagcaacaccAACACGTGGAGCCCGAACGGCACCAGCAAATGGAGCGACACCAACCACCACTACTCGAAtgg aaacGCGTATGTATCTCCctcgagcagcagcaccacGACCAGGAGAGGGAAGCTGTACATCGAGGATGACGATTCCAGGGATGTGCTTGACGG GTACCCTGACAGCACCCTGAGTAGCACGACGAGCGGCGGGCTGACGTGGTTGCAGCGGCAACAGCAGAAGCTGCGGGAGCGCAAGGAGCAACAGCTTCGTGCCGAAAGGTATCCACACGAAACCAAGTTGCTGACCGAGCTCAGGACGGTGCAAAACAGAATCAGCAG ACCTAACGGCTGTAGCCCCCGCCGGCCAAGCACTGAGGATGGCTATGCTAGCGACACCACCCTCTTGTTGTCCGGAATCGAGGACGACCCTCTCGTTGCGGACAGTCCCTCTCCGCAATACACCTCTCCGTTCGCAGTCAATTCCACCCATAG CTTCAATCGCGGCATTTCGGCACCGTCGTCGCCGATCTTGCCGAACCGCAGCTCGAGCCGCGAGCGGACGCTGCGCTACCAAGGCAGCCAGAGCCACCACCAGGAGCTGGCCACCATCATGTCGGGCGTGAAGCCGCTGAGCAGGCAAAAGTCGGACACGTCGTTCGACCGCGAGCGGCCCTTCGTCGCCGTCAAACGCGCCcacgagcagcagcaaatcAACAACCGCAGGCTGGATTCCCAACCC AGTTACTCGCCGCCGCAGCTGTACTCAGTCGTGCGCACTAAGGTCAACGGCTACGCGAGGTCGCCCACGCTGCACAACGGG GATGAGTTGGACGCGAGCAGTCGGCCGCAGACGCCCGCCTTCCCCGTGCACCCTCGCACCCCCTACTCCAACAATGCTGCTGAGGCCGCCGGCCTGCCTCCGAAGAGCCCCACCGCCCAACG acGGCTTCGGATGCGAAAGTGGCCATCCAATACCTCCCTCTCTAG CCGTGAGCGGTCCATGTCTCCTGAAGGGATGAACACATCGCGGCGCTCGTCCATCCAGTCGTCTGGCGGCGAAACCGTCACGCAGGAGGTGAGCCCTGTGCACGTCAAGTTCGTCAGGGACACGTCCAAGTTCTGGTACAAGCCCAACATCTCCAGGGAGGATG CAATCGGCCTTCTGAAGGAGCAGGCGCCGGGCACCTTCGTAGTGCGCGACTCCAACTCATTCCCTGGCGCGTTCGGTCTGGCCCTGAAGGTGGCGACGGCGCCACCCTCGACGCCTGGTGGTGGCAGAGACAACGAACTGGTCAGGCACTTCTTGATCGAGCCCACCTCCCGCGGAGTCAAACTGAAGGGCTGCGCCAACGAACCCGTGTTCA GCTCTCTCTCGGCCCTGGTGTATCAGCACTCGATCACGGCCATCGCCCTGCCCTGCCGCCTTCTGCTCCCTGAGAAGGACATCGCCCAGAATGAGGCCAGGGGCACCCTGAGCATGACCCAACAGCTGCTTGCCCAGGGCGCAG CATGCAACGTTCTCTACCTGATCACCGTGGACACCGAGTCCCTGACAGGGCCCCAGGCCATCCGCAGGGCCGTGGCGCAGCTCTTCAGCTCACGTCCGCTGCCCAAAGCCACCATCGTGCACTTCAAGGTGTCCAGTCAAGGCATCACCCTGACCGACAACAGACGCACATTGTTCTTCCGAAGACACTACCCTGTCAACGCCATTTCCTTCTGCGGACAGGACCCTGACGACCACCGATGGAGCCAGAAGAGTGAAGACACTGGAATGCCCATCAGTTCAAA TCGGTGCTTTGGCTTTGTGGCGCGGAAGCAAGGCAGCTTGACGGCGGACAACCAGTGCCACCTGTTCGCCGAGCTGGAGCCCGAGCAGCCCGCCACGGCCATCGTCAACTTTGTGTCCAAGGTGATGATGGTGGGCAGCCACAGTCCAAGCCTCAGCGGCAAGAACGTCTGA